The Dongia rigui genome includes the window GCTTGCCCTGCCAGCGAAAGACAATGCGCCACTGATCGTTGATCCGAATGCTGTACCAACCCGACCATGATCCCTTTAACGCTTCCAGCCGATTGGCCGGCGGGACGCGCAACTCCTCGAGCGTCGTGGCGACATGAAGCATGTAGAGCTTGCGCAGGGCGATCCGCGCAATATTGCCAAAACGACGGGAATTGCCGTTGTCCCACAGCGCCTCCGTTTCCTTGTCCCGAAACGAGCCGATCATACGCGTAAGATAGTACGCGGCGCGTATTAAGACAAGTGGCCCGTCAACCAACCTTGGCGACGGCCGGGGCCGGTTCTTCGCGTTTGGCGCCAGCCATGAAGCGGCCGGCTTTCAGGTTATCGACCCAGTCATGGGCGATCTGGCGCGCCTCTGACGCGGTGAAGGTCGAGGGGTCGAGGCAGTGTTCCAGCCACAGTCCATCGAGCAAGGCGGTGAGCGCCAGCGCCGCGATGCGCGGGTCGAGACCGAGCTTCTTTTCCTCGGCGATGCCGCTGATATAGCGCTGCAGGCGCTTGCGGTAATCGGCATAGACCTTGCCGTGAATCTCGTGGATCACCGGATCGGTGCGGGTGAGGCTCCAGAAGGTGAGCCAGACGCCGAGGAGATCCGGGTTCAGCATCGGCGTCGAGAAGCTGGCATCGACGAAGGCGCGGAGTTGCGCCTCGGGTTGATCGGGTGCTGCGGCGAGCGCCGCGCGGAGGCCTTTTTCGACCTCTTTCCCGGTCCAGCGATAGGTCTCGGCGATGAGGTCATGCATGCCGGCAAAATGAT containing:
- the betI gene encoding transcriptional regulator BetI encodes the protein MAEKEPKFTRDLPESRRRQLIEATARSLARHGLDGTTVRVVAAEAGVSPGLVRHHFAGMHDLIAETYRWTGKEVEKGLRAALAAAPDQPEAQLRAFVDASFSTPMLNPDLLGVWLTFWSLTRTDPVIHEIHGKVYADYRKRLQRYISGIAEEKKLGLDPRIAALALTALLDGLWLEHCLDPSTFTASEARQIAHDWVDNLKAGRFMAGAKREEPAPAVAKVG
- a CDS encoding type II toxin-antitoxin system RelE/ParE family toxin; protein product: MIGSFRDKETEALWDNGNSRRFGNIARIALRKLYMLHVATTLEELRVPPANRLEALKGSWSGWYSIRINDQWRIVFRWQGKQPIEVGIVDYH